DNA sequence from the Thermodesulfobacteriota bacterium genome:
GCTCGGGTTCACCAACGGGCGCGCGGGCTGGGGCCCCGGGGGGGGGGGCCCCCAGGCCCCCCGCCCCGCGTGGACCGGGACAAGGCCCCAGTGCCTAGTCCTTTTCCATGTATGCGTAGATGCGCCGGTTCTGCGCCCGGCCCTCCGGGGTGTCGTTGGAGGCGATGGGCCGGCTCTCGCCCAGGCTCTGGGCCGTGATGCGCTCCATGGAGATCCCGTAGGTGTCGGTCAGGATCTTGGCCACGGCGTTGGCCCGCCGCGCGGAGAGCCGCAGGTTGTACTCCTCGGGGCCCTGGCTGTCGGTGTGCCCCTCGATCACCGCGGTGTAGTCGGGGTTCGCCTTCAGGAAGGCGGCCACCTTCTCGATCTGGGGCAGGTACTCGGGCTTCACGTCGGCCTTGTCGAAGTCGAAGTTGATCCGAAGCTCCACGGTCTCGACCTGGATCGGGCACCCGGAAGCGTCGACCTTGACGCCCGCGGGGGTGCCGGGGCACTTGTCGAGGTAGTCGGGCACGCCGTCGCCGTCGCTGTCCAGCGGGCAGCCGCCGGCGTCGACCTTGACGCCCGCGGGGGTGCCGGGGCACTTGTCGAGGTAGTCGGGCACGCCGTCGCCGTCGCTGTCGAGCGGGCAGCCGTCGGCGTCGACCTTGACCCCTGCCGGGGTGCCGGGGCACTTGTCCCGGTCGTCGGGCACGCCGTCGCCGTCGCTATCGAGCACGATGGGGCAGCCGCTGGCATCGACCCGGACGCCCCTGGGGGTGCCGGGGCACTTGTCGAGGTGGTCGGGCACGCCGTCGCCGTCGCTGTCCAGCGGGCAGCCGCTGGCGTCGACCCGCACGTTCGCGGGGGTGCCGGGGCACTTGTCGAGGTAGTCGGGCACGCCGTCGCCGTCGCTGTCCAGCGGGCAGCCGCTGGCGTCGACCTTGACTCCTGCCGGGGTGCCGGGGCACTTGTCGAGGTAGTCGGGCACGCCGTCGCCGTCGCTGTCCAGCGGGCAGCCGTCGGCGTCGACGGTCACGCCGGCCGGGGTGTCAGGGCACTTGTCCCGATCGTCCGGGACGCCGTCGCCGTCGGAATCGGCCGGCGGCGGGGGGGCGGACTTGCCGCCGAAGAGCAGGGAGAAGCCGCCGGTGTACATGAAGTGGTGGTTGGTCCGGTTCCACGATATGGGTTGCCGGGCGTCGACCCGCAGGGCGAACCAGTCGGTGAGCAGGTACTTGAGACCGCCGCCCCAGTTGGTCAGGAAGTCGAAGTCCGTACGGCTGCTGTAGTCGGGGTTGATCCTGCTCAGGTACTGGTAGTTCGCTACCCCTGCCCCTACGGCCAGGTAGGGAAGGAGCTTCTGATCCTTGCGGTAGTTGAGGTGATAGAGCGCGTCCACGTGCCCCTGGATGTAGTCCAGGGGGCGGCCGTCCGTCGTTCGGCTCGAGACGCCCTCCCCCGAGAGTTCCAGGCTCCACTTGTCGTTCAACCAATACCCGAGTCGGGCGCCGCCGACTCCCTTGTGCCCCACGTCGAGATCGTGGTCGAACAAGAAACCGCCAAAAAAGGGCGAGAGCTCGATCTTCCGAGCGGGTTCCGCCGCGTTCGCGAGCCCCCCCCCCAGGAGCAGGGCTCCCCAAAGCACGGCCCAGACGACGTGCGCTCTTCTCCTCATCCCGTCTACCCTCCTTTTGGTGGCGGGAGCCGAGCCCCGCGCACGGCGCAAGGACCACTCCCGACAGAAATCCCCATCCGGGGAACATGGCTGCGAAGAGCAACCCAGACTTCGCCTCGGAGACGGTCCGCCGTCTCGCTGGGGGCCGGTACCGGGGCGGGGGCAGACCCCCGTCTACGCTCCCATGGGCGGCGAGTGTAGCGGGGCCGCGCATCAAGTCAAGAGTCGAAACGGCCCGTCATTCCACCGCCGCACCCGAGAACCTGCACCACCCGGTGCGCCACGAATCCCGTGAGACACCCGGCCAGAACCGCCAGGGTGCCCAGCAGGGGGAGGAGGGACCACAGGGCGGGGGTGCGAAGCAAGAGGGTGGCCAGGAAGAGCTGTGCGAGCACGTGGGCCTGTGCGCCCAGCACGCTGATTCCCACGAACCCGAGCGGCGGGGAGGCCCGCAGGGCGGCGGCCATGGCCGCCGCGGCCGCGGCCGTGCCGCCTAGGGAGAGGAGGAAGGCGGGGGAGAAGAGACGTCCCGCCAGGAGGCTCCCCACCAGAACCTTGCCCGCGGCCACCCAGACGCCCTCCCGGGGGCCCCACCGGTGCAGGACGACCAGGACCACGGCGTTTCCCAGGCCGAGCCGAAACCAGGGGGCGGGGCTCGGCACCAGTGACTCGGCCGCCTGCACGGCCCCCGCCAGGGCGATGAGGAGACCCAGGCGCGCCAGCCGGTGGGTGTGGGGGCCGGCGGGCAGGGGGGTGGAAGTGTCGTCGTATGCGGCGGGCATGGGTCGGGGGAATCGTCCGTTGTGGGTTTGCCGTTGCTCGTTGCCCGTTGTCGAGGGGCTCAGCCCTCTTGCCTCCCTCGGCCGATCGAAATCGAAATCGGGCTGGAGTCGGGGTCGATTTCGATGGCGATTTCGATATCGATGGGGGGGTGTCCATGCTTCTGGTGCCCGCCGAGATCCTACCTTCCCACGGCGTCGACGGCGGTGGCGCGGGCTCCGGTGATGCGCAGGGCGACGCGGTTGGGAAGACATGCCACCACCTCGCCGGGGCGCGAGATCTTTCCCGCGGCGACGCACAGCCGCCGGGGGCAGGGGCTATCCGTCACCCGGGCGC
Encoded proteins:
- a CDS encoding OmpA family protein, whose product is MRRRAHVVWAVLWGALLLGGGLANAAEPARKIELSPFFGGFLFDHDLDVGHKGVGGARLGYWLNDKWSLELSGEGVSSRTTDGRPLDYIQGHVDALYHLNYRKDQKLLPYLAVGAGVANYQYLSRINPDYSSRTDFDFLTNWGGGLKYLLTDWFALRVDARQPISWNRTNHHFMYTGGFSLLFGGKSAPPPPADSDGDGVPDDRDKCPDTPAGVTVDADGCPLDSDGDGVPDYLDKCPGTPAGVKVDASGCPLDSDGDGVPDYLDKCPGTPANVRVDASGCPLDSDGDGVPDHLDKCPGTPRGVRVDASGCPIVLDSDGDGVPDDRDKCPGTPAGVKVDADGCPLDSDGDGVPDYLDKCPGTPAGVKVDAGGCPLDSDGDGVPDYLDKCPGTPAGVKVDASGCPIQVETVELRINFDFDKADVKPEYLPQIEKVAAFLKANPDYTAVIEGHTDSQGPEEYNLRLSARRANAVAKILTDTYGISMERITAQSLGESRPIASNDTPEGRAQNRRIYAYMEKD
- a CDS encoding Gx transporter family protein, giving the protein MPAAYDDTSTPLPAGPHTHRLARLGLLIALAGAVQAAESLVPSPAPWFRLGLGNAVVLVVLHRWGPREGVWVAAGKVLVGSLLAGRLFSPAFLLSLGGTAAAAAAMAAALRASPPLGFVGISVLGAQAHVLAQLFLATLLLRTPALWSLLPLLGTLAVLAGCLTGFVAHRVVQVLGCGGGMTGRFDS